TCTTCATCAAAATTTTGTGCTCTTTGCAATATAGATTCAAAGATTTCAGCAAATTCATCAATACCTATATTTAAAGGATCAACCATTAATTCATCATTTCTGTCAGCAATTGATTGAACAAATGATTTTTTAGTTTTTGGTTTTGAATAAGTGTTTAAATATTCTTCTTGCTTATTATAAAAATACTCACTAACTTCTTTAATTTGTCCATATTGATTAATTTGTTCAAGCAAATCTTCAAACATAAACTCATCTTGCAATTCTTCTTCATCTTTTGGAAGCAAAATTCTTGATTTCATTTCAATCATTTGAGCTGCCATAACTAAGTATTCACTTGCTAATTCAATGTCTAATTTTTGTTGGCTTTCAATGTATTTTAAATACTGATCAATTATTTCACTTAAGTTAATTTCGAAAATATCAATTTTTTTATCCTTAACCATATTTCATAACAAGTCTAAAGGACCTGAGAAATTGGAAATATTTAGTTCGTCTCAATGTTGCATGTTATTTCTCCTTAGTTATTTATTATTTTATAATAAATTGACCCTTTTTTCCTATTTATTAACTTGATTTAACTTTATTAACTTGATTTAACTTTATTAACTTGATTTAACTTTATTAATTTTATTAACTCGTCATCATTTTTTAAATCTCTATGCATTTGAATTAATGTTCTTGATACTAAAATAAAAAGTAATTCAGTTTCTAACGCTATATTGTATTTTGATTTGGGATCTGTGAAAGAGTGTTCAAGATTATTTCTTAACTTTCTAATATAATGGAAAGATACAGACTTGTTTAATGTTTTTAAATATTCAGCAAATGCTAATTTTCTAACTGTTGTTTTAAATAAAGGCATTGATACAGAATCGAAATCTTTTGTAAAAATATAATTGCTCTTTATGTCAATGGTTTTAAGGTTATACTTGTTAACAAGAAAAACATTAATAAACATTAATTTATCAAAAATTGAATACAAGTATTTATATATTACTAACTGATCATGAAATTCTAATTCATTGACTGCAAAGCGTTCATTAACACTATCATAATACTTATTTTTTGTTGATTTGTTTATGTAATAATTAACAATCATTTTAATTTCTGAATAAATATAAAAATTAAAAAAGTAGTTTTTAATTGTCATTAATGAAAGCAGAGTTTTTAAAAGATATAAAAACTCGTGAGTATCTTTTGTTGAAGGAATAATTTTATTTGGCTTTATGTCGATTTCAAGAATTCGATTATTTTTAATTAAATTAATATTTAATCTATGAGAAATTGTTGAATCTTTTAAAATTACTTCATCAATCATATTACCTATAAAAAATAATATATCATCAGCTTCAGACTGTTTAATTCTTTTGTTTTTAACAATTTTAATTAATTGCTTTATTTTTTCACAATGCTCATTAAGCTTTAATTCATTCATATAATTTCTCCCTTCTTGTTTTATTTAGTCATTACTTCAAATACATTTGCATGTCATTTATATATTTTTATAAAAATTTCATTTTGTTCTCTGAAAAATTCCTTAACAACTTCACCAGTTATTTTATTTTGTAGTTGAGGATTTTCATTGATTAGTTTTTCATTTGAAAATATTTCAACTTGATTTCTTATTCATTTAACTAATTTAGAGGCATGTTCTTTTTCTTCTTTTGTTAAAGTCTTTTTATTGTATTTTATTTCAAATTCATCTTTTAAGTTTGAATTTAATGTTTGATAATGAATAACTTCTTTAAACATCGTTTCTCTTATAGCTTCTTTAAATTTTTCTGAAAAATTTACTATTTCATTTTGTTCTATAAATAACATTCCAAATAAATCAGATTGTTTAACAAATTCATGATCATTATATGTTGCTATTTTATTTACTGTCGATTCAAACTTAGTTAAAAGATTTTCGCTTATTTTTAACTTATTTTTACTTTCAAAATACTTAATAAAATCACGAAAAACTTTATTATTTAGCTCTTCATTAATTTTAATCTCACTTAATTTTTCTAAATTGTTTTTCATGATTCCTCCTTATTCAATAATGATTCTTGAATTAATTTTTTTCTCCACAGATTGTTTTTCATATTCTGAAAAAATGTGTTTTATGTTTGTATAATCAATAAACTCTGCAATCACTTGATCTATTCATAATACTGTTAAGAATAAATAAATACTATTTATAAAGAATAAAGCTGCAGCCATTATTCTAATAACTTTTTTTAAGTTTTTTACAAATGCAATAATATTTTCAATATTTGTTTCAGTTATGATTGATTGAATTGATTGATATGTAAATAATCCTGTTTTTGTATAAATAATAGAATTAAAAATAAAAATAACTGAAAATTGTCCAAGTAGTAATGCTGAAGCTATAAAGCCTGTAA
This is a stretch of genomic DNA from Mesoplasma coleopterae. It encodes these proteins:
- a CDS encoding segregation and condensation protein A, which translates into the protein MQHWDELNISNFSGPLDLLWNMVKDKKIDIFEINLSEIIDQYLKYIESQQKLDIELASEYLVMAAQMIEMKSRILLPKDEEELQDEFMFEDLLEQINQYGQIKEVSEYFYNKQEEYLNTYSKPKTKKSFVQSIADRNDELMVDPLNIGIDEFAEIFESILQRAQNFDEDFEYDENMLLEDAYAPIQNEIISPQVIARTIVDVMKTNRHKEWKLEEVISGYELNLINLISTFLAVLDMVRHQVAVINQKNDTLEFRFTSEALADESILKRIEEVEEYE